One region of Sphingomonas abietis genomic DNA includes:
- a CDS encoding alpha/beta hydrolase family protein, with product MKALAALALILGSPAMAAPMHYADFQRLAQPPAPGPILAYGADPLQHVELWKPAGKGPFPVVLMLHGGCWQTAVARADIMHLLAADLVKRGIAVWNVEYRGVDVPGGGYPGTFADVAAAADMLGRDGPKLGLDTKHVVAIGHSAGGHLALWLAGRHNIARTSALWSAHPLPIAGVVSAGGLPDLAQAKADATEACGVDTVDRLVGPATARHWDVYADTSAVALVPLGIPQHMVVGAQDPIAPLPFSESYRKAAAARGDAVTVSRIPDSGHFELITPTTAAWQAQVGMIEAMLKP from the coding sequence GTGAAGGCGCTGGCCGCGCTTGCGCTGATCCTGGGGAGCCCGGCGATGGCGGCACCGATGCACTATGCCGATTTCCAGCGGCTCGCGCAGCCGCCGGCGCCGGGGCCGATCCTCGCCTACGGCGCCGATCCGCTCCAGCATGTCGAGCTGTGGAAGCCGGCCGGCAAGGGGCCGTTCCCGGTCGTGCTGATGCTCCATGGCGGCTGCTGGCAGACGGCGGTGGCCAGGGCGGACATCATGCACCTGCTCGCCGCCGACCTGGTGAAGCGCGGCATCGCGGTGTGGAACGTCGAATATCGCGGCGTCGACGTGCCCGGCGGCGGCTATCCCGGCACCTTCGCGGATGTCGCCGCCGCCGCCGATATGCTCGGCCGCGACGGGCCGAAGCTCGGGCTGGATACGAAGCATGTCGTCGCGATCGGCCATTCGGCCGGCGGCCATCTGGCTTTATGGCTGGCAGGGCGGCACAACATCGCCCGGACCAGCGCCCTGTGGAGCGCGCATCCGCTGCCGATCGCGGGCGTCGTGAGCGCGGGCGGCCTGCCCGATCTGGCGCAGGCCAAGGCGGACGCGACCGAGGCCTGCGGCGTCGATACCGTCGACCGGCTGGTCGGCCCGGCCACCGCGCGCCACTGGGACGTCTATGCGGACACCTCGGCGGTCGCGCTCGTCCCGCTCGGCATTCCGCAGCATATGGTGGTCGGCGCCCAAGACCCGATCGCGCCGCTGCCCTTCTCCGAATCCTACCGCAAGGCCGCGGCGGCCAGGGGCGATGCGGTCACCGTCAGCCGCATCCCCGATTCAGGCCATTTCGAGCTGATCACGCCGACGACGGCGGCCTGGCAGGCGCAGGTCGGGATGATCGAGGCGATGCTGAAGCCTTAG
- the queF gene encoding preQ(1) synthase, whose protein sequence is MSLTHLGQSSPLPARPEDAVLDYVPNPRTGRPYLVRFAAPEFTSLCPVTGQPDFAHLVIDYAPGATIVESKSLKLFLGSFRNHAGFHEDCTVGIGERLFAEMQPLWLRIGGYWYPRGGIPIDVFWSSGEPPAGLWVPDQGVPGYRGRG, encoded by the coding sequence ATGAGCCTCACCCATCTGGGCCAGTCGAGCCCGCTCCCCGCCCGCCCCGAGGATGCCGTCCTCGATTACGTGCCCAATCCCCGGACGGGCCGCCCCTATCTGGTGCGCTTCGCGGCGCCGGAATTCACCTCGCTCTGCCCGGTGACCGGCCAGCCCGATTTCGCGCATCTGGTGATCGACTATGCGCCGGGCGCGACGATCGTGGAATCGAAGTCGCTCAAGCTGTTCCTCGGCAGCTTCCGCAACCATGCCGGCTTCCACGAGGATTGCACGGTCGGCATCGGCGAGCGGCTGTTCGCCGAGATGCAGCCGCTGTGGCTGCGCATCGGCGGCTACTGGTATCCGCGCGGCGGCATCCCGATCGACGTGTTCTGGTCGTCCGGCGAACCGCCCGCCGGCCTGTGGGTGCCCGATCAGGGCGTGCCGGGCTATCGCGGCCGGGGCTGA
- a CDS encoding sulfurtransferase, with protein MDDLVTVEWLSRCMDDPGIVVLDATYLPFEPERDAAAEYAEGHIPGARFLDLRTLADQDDPRPTMAPTLEQFRARMAALGVRRDDRIILYDNSPHRTSARAWWLFRLFGADRLAILDGGAAAWRASGLPIERGAGHIEPLPETRTGFTRRDDGLIRDLEAVRALLTDPSAQLVDARGAPRFSGVEGDPRPGVAPGHIPGSVNLPYGRLFDADGRWKKGVALAELFEQAGIDPARPLVFTCGSGITAASLFFAAHMLGRDDIALYDGSWSEWGADPSTPKAIS; from the coding sequence ATGGACGATCTCGTCACGGTCGAATGGCTGTCCCGCTGCATGGACGATCCCGGCATCGTCGTGCTGGATGCGACCTACCTGCCGTTCGAGCCGGAGCGCGATGCGGCCGCCGAATATGCCGAGGGCCATATCCCCGGCGCGCGCTTCCTCGATCTGCGGACCCTTGCCGACCAGGACGATCCGCGCCCGACGATGGCGCCGACGCTGGAGCAGTTCCGCGCACGCATGGCGGCGCTGGGCGTGCGGCGCGACGATCGCATCATCCTCTACGACAATTCCCCGCATCGCACGTCGGCGCGGGCGTGGTGGCTGTTCCGCCTGTTCGGCGCCGACCGGCTCGCCATCCTCGACGGCGGTGCCGCCGCCTGGCGAGCGAGCGGCCTGCCGATCGAGCGCGGCGCCGGCCACATCGAGCCGCTGCCCGAGACCCGCACCGGCTTCACCCGGCGCGACGACGGGCTGATCCGCGATCTCGAGGCGGTGCGCGCGCTGCTTACCGATCCGTCCGCGCAGCTGGTCGATGCGCGGGGCGCGCCGCGCTTCTCGGGGGTCGAGGGCGATCCGCGCCCCGGCGTCGCGCCCGGCCACATCCCCGGTTCGGTGAACCTGCCCTATGGCAGACTGTTCGATGCCGATGGCCGCTGGAAGAAGGGCGTGGCGCTCGCCGAGCTGTTCGAGCAGGCCGGCATCGATCCGGCGCGGCCGCTGGTGTTCACCTGCGGATCGGGGATCACCGCGGCGAGCCTGTTCTTCGCCGCCCACATGCTCGGCCGCGACGATATCGCGCTCTACGACGGGTCGTGGAGCGAATGGGGCGCCGATCCCTCGACACCGAAGGCGATTTCATGA
- the metC gene encoding cystathionine beta-lyase codes for MNGQDDVMRDETKVISGGRRPEWTGPIVNPPVYRASTILFENCAALKDGAGRNADGEFHYGRRGTPTQWALADALTALEPGAEGTMLFPSGVAAIAAALLSVLKSGDELLMVDSVYEPTRAFCRQVLAPMGITTRYYDPLVGAGIADLLSDNTAAIFLESPGSLTFEVQDIPAIVAVAKARGIVTLLDNTWATPLFFPAIAAGVDLSILACTKYVVGHSDAMLGSVTATAAYYPKLRKTAQLFGQHVAPDDAFLGLRGLRTLAVRLKAHEEGALTVARWLDGRPEVAAVLHPALPSCPGHESWVRDFKGSSGLFGFVLAGGDAAARAALIDGLGHFGIGYSWGGFESLALPVEPSSLRTVTNWQAAGPLVRLHIGLEHPDDLIADLERGLARYEACIRNTA; via the coding sequence ATGAACGGACAGGACGACGTGATGCGCGATGAAACCAAGGTCATCTCCGGTGGGCGCCGCCCCGAATGGACCGGGCCGATCGTCAACCCGCCCGTCTATCGCGCCTCGACCATATTGTTCGAGAATTGCGCGGCGCTGAAGGACGGCGCCGGGCGCAATGCCGATGGCGAATTCCATTACGGCCGGCGTGGCACCCCGACCCAGTGGGCGCTGGCCGATGCGCTGACCGCGCTGGAGCCGGGCGCCGAGGGCACGATGCTGTTCCCGTCCGGCGTCGCGGCGATCGCGGCGGCTTTGCTGTCGGTGCTGAAGAGCGGCGACGAACTGCTGATGGTCGACAGCGTCTACGAACCGACCCGCGCCTTCTGCCGGCAGGTGCTGGCGCCGATGGGCATCACCACGCGCTATTACGACCCGCTGGTCGGCGCCGGCATCGCCGACCTGCTGAGCGACAACACCGCCGCGATCTTCCTCGAAAGCCCCGGCAGCCTGACCTTCGAGGTGCAGGATATCCCCGCGATCGTCGCGGTCGCCAAGGCGCGGGGGATCGTCACCCTGCTCGACAACACCTGGGCGACGCCGCTGTTCTTCCCGGCGATCGCGGCCGGGGTCGATCTGTCGATCCTCGCCTGCACCAAATATGTCGTCGGCCATTCGGATGCGATGCTGGGATCGGTGACGGCGACGGCCGCTTATTATCCGAAGCTTCGCAAGACCGCGCAGCTGTTCGGCCAGCATGTCGCGCCGGACGACGCCTTTCTCGGCCTGCGCGGGCTGCGCACGCTCGCGGTGCGGCTCAAGGCGCATGAGGAGGGGGCGCTGACGGTGGCGCGCTGGCTGGACGGACGCCCGGAGGTGGCGGCGGTGCTCCACCCGGCGCTGCCGTCCTGCCCCGGGCATGAATCATGGGTGCGCGACTTCAAGGGATCGAGCGGTCTGTTCGGCTTCGTCCTCGCCGGCGGCGACGCGGCGGCCCGTGCCGCGCTGATCGACGGACTCGGGCATTTCGGCATCGGCTACAGCTGGGGCGGCTTCGAGAGCCTGGCGCTGCCGGTCGAGCCGTCATCGCTGCGCACGGTGACGAACTGGCAGGCGGCGGGGCCGCTCGTCCGCCTCCATATCGGGCTTGAACATCCCGATGATCTGATCGCCGATCTCGAACGGGGGCTGGCCAGATATGAAGCATGTATACGAAATACCGCTTGA
- a CDS encoding TorF family putative porin, whose protein sequence is MRALSKACLAFAFGAMAAVPALADDATAAPASPFTITGGATLISDYRFRGLSQTNKRFAIQGTIGVSHESGLYVGTWGSSIDDYVANGGDQEIDLYAGYKKTIAGTTIDGGVLYYYYPGSHGANTDFFEPYVNASHSFGPLGVKVGTNFAWKQHGLSDGTADRRSAFYGYGELSLAVPSTPITITGHLGRSFVHNYITFGEKYTDWSVTAAYTWKALTFTAAYVDTNKNFTGDDRNIAKAGFVGGVAVAF, encoded by the coding sequence ATGCGCGCTTTGTCCAAAGCCTGTCTTGCGTTCGCGTTCGGTGCGATGGCGGCGGTTCCGGCCCTCGCCGACGACGCGACCGCCGCGCCTGCCAGCCCGTTCACCATCACCGGCGGCGCCACGCTGATCAGCGACTATCGCTTCCGGGGCCTGTCGCAGACCAACAAGCGCTTCGCGATCCAGGGCACGATCGGGGTCAGCCATGAATCCGGCCTCTATGTCGGCACCTGGGGCAGTTCGATCGACGATTATGTCGCCAATGGCGGCGATCAGGAGATCGATCTCTACGCCGGCTACAAGAAGACCATCGCCGGCACCACGATCGACGGTGGCGTACTCTATTATTACTATCCCGGTTCGCATGGCGCGAACACGGATTTCTTCGAGCCTTACGTCAATGCCTCGCACAGCTTCGGCCCGCTCGGCGTGAAGGTCGGCACCAATTTCGCGTGGAAGCAGCATGGCCTGTCGGACGGCACCGCGGATCGCCGTTCGGCCTTCTACGGTTATGGCGAATTGTCGCTCGCGGTGCCGAGCACGCCGATCACGATCACCGGCCATCTCGGCCGCTCGTTCGTGCATAACTACATCACGTTCGGCGAGAAATACACCGACTGGAGCGTGACGGCGGCCTACACCTGGAAGGCGCTGACCTTCACCGCCGCCTATGTCGACACCAACAAGAACTTCACCGGCGACGATCGCAACATCGCCAAGGCCGGCTTCGTCGGCGGGGTCGCGGTCGCCTTCTGA
- a CDS encoding DUF3035 domain-containing protein, translating to MRKKIGLVALTGLATVIGGCAHTKATGFGNRNAPNEFIVTRSPPLVIPPDYALRPPRPGEPRPQEVSPSQQALSAMFGGDVKLTPGQQALIDAAGGSPDAGVRSGAGSPTTNVVDKGNVTKDIIAAPAGNSGNTTATTPQ from the coding sequence ATGCGTAAGAAGATCGGGCTTGTGGCGTTGACGGGTCTGGCGACCGTAATCGGTGGCTGCGCCCACACCAAGGCCACCGGCTTCGGCAACCGCAATGCGCCGAACGAGTTCATCGTGACCCGTTCGCCGCCGCTGGTGATCCCGCCGGATTATGCGCTGCGTCCGCCGCGTCCGGGTGAGCCTCGCCCGCAGGAGGTCAGCCCCTCGCAGCAGGCGCTGTCCGCGATGTTCGGCGGCGACGTGAAGCTGACGCCGGGCCAGCAGGCGCTGATCGACGCCGCCGGCGGCTCGCCCGATGCAGGGGTCCGCTCGGGCGCCGGTTCGCCCACCACCAACGTGGTCGACAAGGGCAACGTCACCAAGGACATCATCGCCGCGCCCGCCGGCAACAGCGGCAACACCACGGCGACGACACCGCAATAA
- the lspA gene encoding signal peptidase II, which produces MVKPVDLALTRRLGFAVALLVFALDQFIKALIVHAVNLPIRTVVEILPIFRFYWVENHGISMGFLTANSTAERWLLVVLTAAIAVAVVFWLWRERNRLDATALGLVLGGALGNITDRVRLGYVADFLDLHFGDMHPFLVFNVADAAITIGVLLLVLRALFVRPVPAASEDSHA; this is translated from the coding sequence ATGGTTAAGCCTGTCGATCTCGCATTGACCCGCCGGCTGGGCTTCGCGGTCGCGCTGCTGGTGTTCGCGCTCGATCAGTTCATCAAGGCGCTGATCGTCCATGCGGTGAACCTGCCGATCCGCACCGTGGTCGAGATCCTGCCGATCTTCCGTTTCTACTGGGTGGAGAATCACGGCATCTCGATGGGCTTCCTCACCGCCAACAGCACCGCCGAACGCTGGCTGCTGGTGGTGCTGACCGCCGCCATCGCGGTCGCCGTGGTGTTCTGGCTGTGGCGCGAGCGCAACCGGCTCGATGCCACCGCGCTCGGCCTCGTGCTCGGCGGCGCGCTCGGCAACATCACCGATCGGGTGCGGCTCGGCTATGTCGCCGACTTCCTCGATCTGCATTTCGGCGACATGCACCCTTTCTTGGTTTTCAATGTCGCCGATGCCGCTATTACCATAGGCGTATTGCTGCTGGTGCTGCGCGCGCTGTTCGTGCGTCCCGTACCCGCCGCTTCGGAGGATTCGCATGCGTAA
- a CDS encoding isoleucine--tRNA ligase yields MSDAPHDTATQRDWRDTVFLPKTDFPMKAGLAAKEPAILAKWEADDLYGTLRKARAGRERFILHDGPPYANGDIHMGHAMNKVLKDIIVRSQSLLGKDAPYVPGWDCHGLPIEWKVEEQYRAKKLNKDDVPVAQFRAECRAYAQKWVDVQRGQFQRLGVMGDWADPYLTMKYDAEATIVGEILKFAETGQLYRGAKPVMWSPVEKTALAEAEVEYEDIVSTQIDVAFEIVESSVPELVGAYAVIWTTTPWTVPVNQALAYGPAIPYVSASAPDGRRYVVAADLVAGFFAKMGWTYDEHVFGEDDITFDGIMLEDAVARHPMHGKGGFFAKPRPFLPGDFVTTDAGTGLVHMSPDHGEDDFLLCKANGINPAFVVEDDGKYRADWPWMAGQGSVIAPKLNAPDGPICTDLREVGALLAASADYKHSYPHSWRSKAKVIFRCTPQWFIAMDKPIAAEIDAQENQPFVPSEVEGRAAGGALGARTSTALGTNGGSGSGAGSNGATLRELALDAIAHTRFVPEKGRNRIGTMVAGRPDWVISRQRAWGVPIAIYVDPRTGRYLDDKALNARIVDAFREGGADVWYAIDHEALLTEFGHDPALWQPVTDILDVWFDSGSTHAFTVEARYGEGVRANLYLEGSDQHRGWFQSSLLESCGTRGRAPYDAVLTHGFALDGQGRKMSKSLGNVVDPLKVIGESGADILRLWVASTDYFEDVRIGKEVLAGTSDTYRKLRNTFRYLLGALDGFSEDERVPYAEMPELERYMLGRLATLDLALRAVVDQGATIGGDPLPASLDFGRYARALTDFANAELSAFYFDIRKDSLYCDVGPAKPEGLLARRAYRTVLDTLFHALIRYAAPILCFTAEEVWGTRYPDGGSVHLLEWPAVDDSWGAEIDLSNWEAIIQLRLTVSAAIEPMRKAKELGSSLQAKVAIGTPERPAATPSELAELFIVSDVQLETTDATNVVVHVTDWHKCGRCWRHLPEVKQDGDLCDRCEDVVHG; encoded by the coding sequence ATGTCCGACGCTCCCCACGACACCGCCACCCAGCGCGACTGGCGCGACACCGTCTTCCTGCCGAAGACCGACTTCCCGATGAAGGCGGGCCTCGCCGCCAAGGAGCCGGCGATCCTGGCGAAGTGGGAGGCGGACGACCTGTACGGCACGCTGCGCAAGGCGCGCGCCGGGCGCGAGCGCTTCATCCTCCACGACGGCCCGCCCTACGCCAATGGCGACATCCATATGGGCCACGCCATGAACAAGGTGCTGAAGGACATCATCGTCCGCTCGCAGTCCCTGCTCGGCAAGGATGCGCCCTATGTGCCCGGCTGGGATTGCCACGGCCTGCCGATCGAATGGAAGGTCGAGGAGCAGTATCGCGCGAAGAAGCTGAACAAGGACGACGTACCCGTCGCCCAGTTCCGCGCCGAATGCCGCGCCTATGCCCAGAAATGGGTCGACGTGCAGCGCGGCCAGTTCCAGCGGCTCGGCGTGATGGGCGACTGGGCCGATCCTTATCTCACCATGAAGTATGACGCCGAGGCGACCATCGTCGGCGAGATCCTGAAGTTCGCCGAGACCGGCCAGCTCTATCGCGGCGCCAAGCCGGTGATGTGGAGCCCGGTCGAGAAGACCGCGCTCGCCGAGGCCGAGGTCGAATATGAGGACATCGTCTCGACCCAGATCGACGTGGCGTTCGAGATCGTGGAGAGCTCTGTACCGGAGCTAGTGGGTGCGTATGCCGTGATCTGGACCACTACCCCGTGGACGGTCCCGGTCAATCAAGCGCTCGCTTATGGGCCTGCCATTCCATATGTCTCCGCCTCCGCACCGGATGGCCGACGATACGTCGTAGCTGCCGATCTGGTTGCCGGCTTTTTCGCAAAGATGGGCTGGACCTACGACGAACATGTTTTCGGTGAAGATGACATCACGTTCGATGGAATCATGCTGGAAGACGCTGTCGCCCGACACCCCATGCACGGCAAGGGCGGCTTCTTCGCCAAGCCCCGCCCGTTCCTGCCCGGCGATTTCGTCACCACCGATGCCGGCACCGGCCTGGTCCACATGTCGCCCGATCATGGCGAGGACGATTTCCTGCTGTGCAAGGCGAACGGCATCAACCCGGCCTTCGTGGTCGAGGACGACGGCAAGTACCGCGCCGACTGGCCATGGATGGCCGGCCAGGGCAGCGTCATCGCGCCCAAGCTCAACGCGCCCGACGGCCCGATCTGCACCGACCTGCGCGAAGTCGGCGCGCTGCTCGCGGCGAGCGCCGACTATAAGCACAGCTACCCGCATTCGTGGCGCTCCAAGGCCAAGGTGATCTTCCGCTGCACGCCGCAATGGTTCATCGCCATGGACAAGCCGATCGCCGCCGAGATCGATGCGCAGGAAAACCAACCGTTCGTCCCGAGCGAAGTCGAGGGACGTGCGGCGGGCGGTGCGCTTGGGGCACGTACCTCGACTGCGCTCGGCACGAACGGAGGTTCTGGTTCGGGCGCGGGAAGCAACGGCGCGACGCTGCGCGAACTCGCGCTCGACGCCATCGCCCACACCCGCTTCGTGCCCGAGAAGGGCCGCAACCGGATCGGCACGATGGTCGCCGGCCGGCCCGACTGGGTGATCTCGCGCCAGCGCGCCTGGGGCGTGCCGATCGCGATCTATGTCGATCCCAGGACCGGCCGCTATCTCGACGACAAGGCGCTCAACGCCCGCATCGTGGACGCCTTCCGGGAGGGCGGCGCCGACGTCTGGTACGCGATCGACCATGAAGCCCTCCTCACGGAGTTCGGCCATGATCCCGCGCTGTGGCAGCCTGTCACCGACATTCTCGACGTGTGGTTCGACTCCGGCTCGACCCACGCCTTCACCGTCGAGGCACGCTATGGCGAGGGCGTCCGCGCCAATCTCTATCTCGAAGGATCGGACCAGCATCGCGGCTGGTTCCAGTCCTCGCTGCTGGAAAGCTGCGGCACCCGCGGCCGCGCGCCCTATGACGCGGTGCTGACCCACGGCTTCGCGCTCGACGGGCAGGGCCGCAAGATGTCCAAGAGCCTCGGCAACGTCGTCGATCCGCTCAAGGTGATCGGCGAAAGCGGTGCCGACATCCTGCGGCTGTGGGTGGCCTCCACCGACTATTTCGAGGATGTCCGCATCGGCAAGGAGGTGCTGGCCGGCACCTCCGATACCTATCGCAAGCTGCGCAACACCTTCCGCTACCTGCTCGGCGCGCTCGACGGCTTCTCCGAGGACGAGCGCGTCCCCTATGCCGAGATGCCGGAGCTGGAGCGCTACATGCTCGGCCGGCTGGCGACGCTCGACCTCGCGCTGCGCGCGGTGGTCGACCAGGGGGCCACGATCGGCGGCGATCCGCTGCCGGCGAGCCTCGATTTCGGCCGCTACGCCCGCGCGCTCACCGACTTCGCCAATGCCGAGCTGTCGGCCTTCTACTTCGATATCCGCAAGGACAGCCTCTATTGCGATGTCGGCCCGGCCAAGCCCGAGGGGCTGCTCGCGCGCCGCGCCTACCGCACCGTGCTGGACACGCTGTTCCACGCGCTGATCCGCTATGCCGCGCCGATCCTGTGCTTCACCGCCGAGGAGGTGTGGGGCACCCGCTATCCCGATGGTGGCTCCGTGCATCTGCTCGAATGGCCCGCCGTGGACGATAGCTGGGGCGCCGAGATCGATCTGAGCAACTGGGAAGCCATCATCCAGCTCCGCCTCACCGTCTCGGCCGCGATCGAGCCGATGCGCAAGGCCAAGGAGCTGGGTTCCTCGTTGCAGGCCAAGGTCGCGATCGGCACGCCCGAGCGCCCCGCCGCGACACCGAGCGAGCTGGCCGAGCTGTTCATCGTCTCAGACGTCCAGCTCGAGACGACCGACGCGACCAACGTGGTCGTCCATGTCACCGACTGGCACAAATGCGGCCGCTGCTGGCGGCATCTCCCCGAAGTGAAGCAGGACGGCGATCTGTGCGACCGTTGCGAGGATGTGGTGCATGGTTAA
- a CDS encoding bifunctional riboflavin kinase/FAD synthetase: protein MERLSGDRPVPAHLRGGVLALGNFDGFHIGHQAVVGRALERARTLGVPALVATFDPHPARLFRPDAPPFLLTSIAQRLDLFEAFGMDGAIVLPFDRTMASVSPEGFVADWLYDRIGASAVVTGQDFTFGQNRAGDTAALAGFGRSYGVGAETVEAVEAEGAIASSTRIRDYLRTGDMAAAARLLTRPFTIAGTVQHGDKLGRTIGYPTANVAIGDYLRPAYGVYAVRGHLADGRIVDGAANLGIRPQFDPPKELLEPTFFDFAGDLYGQPIAVELIEHLRPEAKFDSLDALVAQIDADCAEAKRILATR, encoded by the coding sequence ATGGAACGGCTCTCCGGGGACCGCCCCGTCCCCGCGCATCTGCGTGGCGGCGTCTTGGCGCTCGGCAATTTCGATGGTTTCCACATCGGCCACCAGGCAGTGGTGGGGCGAGCGCTGGAGCGTGCCCGCACGCTCGGCGTGCCGGCGCTGGTCGCCACCTTCGATCCCCACCCCGCCCGCCTGTTCCGCCCCGACGCGCCGCCCTTCCTGCTGACCAGCATCGCCCAGCGGCTCGATCTGTTCGAGGCGTTTGGCATGGACGGCGCGATCGTGCTGCCGTTCGACCGCACGATGGCCTCGGTCAGCCCCGAGGGGTTCGTCGCCGACTGGCTCTATGATCGGATCGGCGCGAGCGCGGTGGTAACGGGGCAGGATTTCACCTTCGGGCAGAACCGCGCCGGCGACACCGCCGCGCTGGCCGGCTTCGGCCGCAGCTACGGCGTCGGCGCCGAGACGGTGGAAGCCGTCGAGGCGGAGGGCGCGATCGCCTCCTCCACCCGCATCCGCGACTATCTGCGCACCGGCGACATGGCGGCCGCCGCGCGCCTGCTCACCCGCCCCTTCACCATCGCCGGCACCGTCCAGCATGGCGACAAGCTCGGCCGCACCATCGGCTACCCGACCGCCAATGTCGCGATCGGCGACTATCTGCGCCCGGCCTATGGCGTCTATGCGGTGCGCGGGCATCTCGCCGACGGCCGCATCGTCGATGGCGCCGCCAATCTCGGCATCCGCCCGCAATTCGATCCGCCCAAGGAATTGCTCGAGCCGACCTTCTTCGATTTCGCCGGCGATCTCTACGGTCAGCCGATCGCGGTGGAGCTGATCGAACATCTGCGGCCCGAAGCGAAGTTCGACAGCCTCGACGCACTGGTCGCCCAGATCGACGCCGATTGCGCCGAGGCGAAACGCATCCTCGCCACGCGCTGA
- a CDS encoding dihydrofolate reductase, giving the protein MAIDGPEVALYVARADNGVIGVDGGLPWRLPEDLKRFKDSTMGKPMVMGRKTFESFPSPLPGRRHIVLTRDAGWQADGAEVAHDIDGAIALAGRVPEIAVIGGAEIYRLFLPRAHRIELTEVHRSPEGDTKMPPLGEGWRISNRIFGGPDFDFVTLVRD; this is encoded by the coding sequence ATGGCGATCGACGGCCCGGAGGTGGCGCTCTACGTGGCGCGCGCCGACAATGGCGTGATCGGCGTCGACGGCGGCCTGCCCTGGCGGCTGCCCGAGGATCTCAAGCGCTTCAAGGATTCCACCATGGGCAAGCCGATGGTGATGGGCCGCAAGACCTTCGAGAGCTTCCCCAGTCCGCTGCCCGGCCGCCGCCACATCGTGCTGACCCGCGATGCCGGCTGGCAGGCCGACGGCGCCGAGGTCGCCCATGATATCGACGGCGCGATCGCGCTCGCCGGCCGGGTGCCCGAGATCGCGGTGATCGGCGGCGCGGAGATCTACCGGCTGTTTCTGCCCCGCGCCCACCGCATCGAACTCACCGAAGTCCATCGTTCGCCCGAGGGCGATACCAAGATGCCGCCGCTCGGCGAAGGCTGGCGGATCTCCAACCGCATCTTCGGCGGCCCCGACTTCGATTTCGTCACGCTGGTGCGGGACTGA
- a CDS encoding thymidylate synthase: MQAYLDLMQRILDEGVEQQDRTGVGTLSVFGHQMRFDLSKGFPVVTTKKLHLRSIIVELLWFLRGDTNVQWLRDRKVSIWDEWADEAGDLGPVYGQQWRHWANPHGGEIDQIAELVRQIREQPASRRQIVSAWNPADLPQMALAPCHCLFQTRVANGKLDLQLYQRSADVFLGVPFNIASYALLVHILAQQCDLEPGTFVWTGGDCHLYANHLEQARLQLSRDTRPLPTLKILRKPDGIDGYEPEDFAIEGYDPHPHIKAAVAI, encoded by the coding sequence GTGCAAGCCTATCTCGACCTCATGCAGCGCATCCTCGACGAAGGCGTCGAGCAGCAGGACCGCACCGGCGTCGGCACGCTGAGCGTGTTCGGCCACCAGATGCGATTCGATCTGTCCAAGGGCTTCCCGGTGGTGACCACCAAGAAGCTCCATCTCCGCTCGATCATCGTCGAGCTGCTGTGGTTCCTGCGCGGCGACACCAATGTGCAGTGGCTGCGCGATCGCAAGGTCAGCATCTGGGACGAATGGGCCGACGAGGCGGGCGATCTCGGCCCGGTCTACGGCCAGCAATGGCGGCACTGGGCCAATCCGCACGGCGGCGAAATCGACCAGATCGCCGAGCTGGTCCGCCAGATCCGCGAACAGCCGGCCTCGCGCCGCCAGATCGTCTCCGCCTGGAACCCGGCCGACCTGCCGCAGATGGCGCTGGCGCCGTGCCACTGCCTGTTCCAGACGCGCGTCGCCAACGGCAAGCTCGATCTCCAGCTCTACCAGCGCTCGGCCGACGTGTTCCTGGGCGTGCCGTTCAACATCGCGAGCTACGCGCTGCTCGTCCACATCCTCGCGCAGCAATGCGATCTGGAGCCCGGCACCTTCGTGTGGACCGGCGGCGACTGCCATCTCTATGCCAACCATCTGGAACAGGCGCGCCTCCAGCTCAGCCGCGACACCCGGCCGCTGCCGACGCTGAAGATCCTGCGCAAGCCGGACGGCATCGACGGCTACGAGCCCGAGGATTTCGCGATCGAGGGCTATGATCCCCACCCGCACATCAAGGCGGCGGTGGCGATATGA